Part of the Caulobacter sp. SL161 genome is shown below.
ACGGGTCGCAAAGCCGGTGACCGAGGTGCGGTAGAGCGTCGTGCCGTTCTTGTCGACCGTCTCGACCTTCTTGCCCTTGCCGGCCGCGAGGCCCGGCGCCAGGCGCACAGCCTCGGCCCAGGCCTTGTCGGCCAGGGCCGGCGACGACAACGCGCCGATCTGCACGGAAGCCGGGCCGGTGGACACCGCCGCCGGCTTGGGCGCGGTAGCGGTCGTCGTGGGCGCCGCCGCCACGGGCTTGGGCGCCGCCTGCGCCACCTGCACAGGCTTGGGCGCGGGCTTCTGGGCCGCAGCGGCGGTGGCCAGCGACTCGATCGTCGGCGCTGGCGCGGCGGGCTTGGCGGCCGGCAGGCTGGCGGTTTCGACGGGCGTCGTGGCGGTCGGCGCGACCGGACGCGCCAGAGGCGTCTCCGGCGGCGCGGCGAAGGTCGCCGACGGCTGCGGCTCCTCGTTGTGATAAATCTGGAGACCCGAGGCCGGATCCTTGGGCTGGCTGCTCTCAGCCGGCGGCGTCTTCATCTGAGCGACTTCGGTTCCCACCGCCTGGGGCGCGTCGTTGGGACCGCGCACGCCATCGCGATAGATCATGACAACGGCCACCACGAGGGTCACCAGCACCACCGCGCTGATGATCAGGGTCATGGGCAGCGGGCGCGCGCCCCGCACGGGCTGACGCGCATCGAACGACAACGGCGCGTCGGTAGGCGGCGTATAGGCCCCGCGGTGCGGATCGGACATCTCAGCTAGGCTCCAGAACTCGGCGCGCGGCGCACGGAACGACACATCGAATCAGACGCGCGCGACCCTAGGTTACCCAAGGCCGGGCCGTCTCAGAAGCGTCCGCCCCGCTCCGGAGGCGGACGATACACTGCTCGCCTCCCCGGTCCGGGTCTCAATCCCGAAGGGATTAGTTCCAGACGTCGAGATGGAACAGTTTGCGATGCTCTTCTATCGCGAAGCGATCGGTCATGCCCGCGATATAGTCGCAGACCACACGGGCTCGGCCGGCTTCGTCGCGGTTCTGCGACTTGGCGAACCAGACGGTGGGCAGCACCTCCGGCTCACGCAAGAAAAGCGAGAACATTTCGCCCAGAATACGGCGGGCCTGGCTGCGGGTGCGATTGACGCGCCAGTGGCGGTACATCCGCTCGTAGAGGAACCCCCGGAGCCGCGCCAGATCCTCGGCCATGTCCGACGAGAAGGCCACCAGGGCGTGATCCAGCGCGCGGACGTCGTCGGCCGATTGGACGCCGCTGGCGGCCGCGCGGTGCAGCGTCTCGCCCATCACGTCGTCGACCATGGCCCCGATCATGCGGCGCACGGCCTCCAGGTGCGTGAGACGCGCGTCGAGATCCGGACGCTCGCTCTTCACCGCCGCCAGGATCGGGCCGATCAGCGGCACGTCCATCAGGTCATCAAGCGTGAAGAGGCCCGCCGTCACGCCGTCGTCGACGTCATGGTTATTGTAGGCGATGTCATCGGCCAGGGCCGCAACCTGGGCCTCGGCCGACGCCCAGGTCCCCAGGCCAAGCTCGTACTCGTTGTCGT
Proteins encoded:
- the ftsN gene encoding cell division protein FtsN, with protein sequence MSDPHRGAYTPPTDAPLSFDARQPVRGARPLPMTLIISAVVLVTLVVAVVMIYRDGVRGPNDAPQAVGTEVAQMKTPPAESSQPKDPASGLQIYHNEEPQPSATFAAPPETPLARPVAPTATTPVETASLPAAKPAAPAPTIESLATAAAAQKPAPKPVQVAQAAPKPVAAAPTTTATAPKPAAVSTGPASVQIGALSSPALADKAWAEAVRLAPGLAAGKGKKVETVDKNGTTLYRTSVTGFATREAAKAFCEAIAASGKSCFVK
- a CDS encoding deoxyguanosinetriphosphate triphosphohydrolase, with the translated sequence MSQTPYYVPRAPYAEDPSKSKGRRFKEDESRTRTPFARDRDRIIHTSAFRRLKEKTQVFVAHEGDNFRTRLTHTLEVAQVARSLATALGLDADLAETIALAHDLGHPPFGHAGEDELEIQMREYGGFDHNVQTFRVVTELEHRYPDFVGLNLTWETLEGVIKHNGPVTNKLGKPSWKAISKYDNEYELGLGTWASAEAQVAALADDIAYNNHDVDDGVTAGLFTLDDLMDVPLIGPILAAVKSERPDLDARLTHLEAVRRMIGAMVDDVMGETLHRAAASGVQSADDVRALDHALVAFSSDMAEDLARLRGFLYERMYRHWRVNRTRSQARRILGEMFSLFLREPEVLPTVWFAKSQNRDEAGRARVVCDYIAGMTDRFAIEEHRKLFHLDVWN